A single region of the Raphanus sativus cultivar WK10039 chromosome 1, ASM80110v3, whole genome shotgun sequence genome encodes:
- the LOC108835472 gene encoding probable 9-cis-epoxycarotenoid dioxygenase NCED5, chloroplastic produces MASSYVLSPNTAKLNLSFAPYDLDAPSPSSSVSYTNPKSRRRKFSTNSVTDSPALLNFPNYPSPNPIIPKKDTSHWNPLQRAASAAFDFAEAALLSRERSQPLPKTVDPRHQISGNYAPVPEQSVKSSLSVTGNIPDCIDGVYLRNGANPLFEPVSGHHLFDGDGMVHAVKINNGDASYSCRFTQTERLVQEKRLGSPIFPKAIGELHGHSGIARLMLFYARGLFGLLNHSNGTGVANAGLVYFHDRLLAMSEDDLPYQVRVTDDGDLETVGRFDFDGQLNSAMIAHPKIDPETKELFALSYDVVKKPYLKYFRFSPEGVKSPDVEIPLASPTMMHDFAITENFVVIPDQQVVFKLSDMFLGKSPVKYDGEKVSRFGILPKNAVDASEMIWVESPETFCFHLWNAWESPETDEVVVIGSCMTPADSIFNECDEQLNSVLSEIRLNLKTGKSTRRTIIPGSVQMNLEAGMVNRNLLGRKTRYAYLAIAEPWPKVSGFAKVDLSTGEVKNHFYGGKKYGGEPFFLPRGLESDREDDGYIMSFVHDEESWKSELQIVNAVTLELEATVKLPSRVPYGFHGTFVNSADIVNQA; encoded by the coding sequence aTGGCTTCTTCTTACGTATTATCACCAAACACAGCCAAACTCAATCTCTCCTTTGCACCATACGATCTCGATGCTCCGTCACCTTCATCCTCCGTTAGTTACACCAACCCCAAGTCTAGACGCCGTAAATTCTCAACAAACTCCGTCACAGACTCTCCAGCTTTGTTAAATTTCCCAAATTACCCTTCTCCAAACCCCATAATTCCGAAGAAGGACACTTCTCACTGGAATCCTCTCCAACGCGCCGCCTCCGCCGCTTTCGACTTCGCCGAGGCCGCATTACTCTCTCGCGAGCGTTCTCAGCCTCTCCCCAAAACCGTTGATCCTCGCCATCAGATCTCCGGTAACTACGCTCCGGTGCCGGAACAATCCGTTAAATCATCTCTCTCCGTTACCGGAAATATCCCTGACTGCATTGACGGCGTTTATTTACGTAACGGCGCTAATCCACTCTTCGAGCCAGTCTCTGGCCATCACCTCTTCGATGGAGACGGCATGGTTCACGCCGTTAAAATTAATAACGGAGACGCGAGTTACTCGTGCCGGTTTACGCAAACCGAGAGATTGGTTCAGGAGAAACGTCTCGGTTCCCCGATTTTCCCTAAAGCCATCGGTGAGCTACACGGTCACTCGGGGATAGCGCGGTTGATGCTGTTTTACGCGCGTGGTCTATTCGGTTTATTAAATCACAGTAACGGAACCGGAGTCGCTAACGCCGGTTTGGTTTATTTCCACGACCGGTTATTAGCAATGTCTGAAGACGATCTCCCTTACCAAGTGCGCGTCACCGATGACGGCGATCTCGAGACTGTCGGAAGATTCGACTTCGACGGACAGTTAAACTCCGCCATGATCGCTCACCCTAAAATCGACCCGGAAACGAAGGAGCTGTTCGCGTTGAGCTACGACGTCGTTAAGAAACCGTACCTGAAATACTTCAGATTCTCGCCGGAGGGAGTGAAGTCGCCGGACGTTGAGATTCCTCTCGCGAGTCCGACGATGATGCACGATTTCGCGATCACGGAGAATTTCGTCGTGATTCCAGACCAGCAAGTCGTGTTTAAGCTTTCCGACATGTTTCTAGGTAAATCTCCGGTTAAGTACGACGGAGAGAAAGTTTCCCGGTTTGGAATTTTGCCCAAAAACGCTGTTGATGCGTCGGAGATGATCTGGGTTGAGTCACCGGAGACTTTCTGTTTCCACCTGTGGAACGCTTGGGAGTCACCGGAGACCGACGAGGTTGTTGTGATCGGATCTTGTATGACTCCGGCGGATTCGATCTTCAACGAGTGTGATGAGCAGCTCAACAGTGTTTTGTCTGAAATCCGGTTAAATCTGAAAACCGGAAAATCCACGCGAAGAACTATAATTCCCGGTTCGGTTCAGATGAATCTTGAAGCAGGTATGGTAAACCGGAATCTTCTAGGGAGGAAAACCCGGTACGCGTACCTAGCCATAGCCGAACCGTGGCCTAAAGTGTCCGGATTCGCTAAAGTGGATCTTTCCACTGGAGAAGTTAAAAATCATTTCTACGGAGGGAAAAAGTACGGGGGTGAACCTTTTTTCTTACCCAGAGGGTTAGAATCTGACAGAGAAGATGACGGTTACATTATGTCGTTTGTTCACGACGAGGAGAGCTGGAAATCGGAGCTTCAGATTGTTAACGCCGTTACGTTGGAACTGGAAGCAACCGTTAAGTTGCCATCAAGAGTACCTTATGGTTTTCACGGCACGTTCGTCAATTCGGCTGATATAGTAAACCAGGCTTAA